The Montipora foliosa isolate CH-2021 chromosome 10, ASM3666993v2, whole genome shotgun sequence genomic sequence GCTTTCTTTATCTGGTCTCCTTTGTAACGAGGAAAAGTCGCACTGGACCCCGATGCAAATTGGCGAGTGGCTCGGTTTCGTGATCGATTCTATTTCAATGTCATTTCGGATTCCAGAGAAGAAAGTCTCCAAACTTAAGGGCTTGTTAGATTTTGCGATTCAGGCGGGGTACTCTTCATTTCGTGAGTTAGCGAGAATCGCTGGTTCTATCATTTCAGTTGCCTTGGCAGTCGGCCCGATCTCTCGTCTTTTGACCAGGCAGATGTACTTCGCTATTGAAACCAGGTCAGCATGGGACAACACAATTCATTTTTCTCCCAGTCTTTTAATCGAGCTCAAATTTTGGTTCTGCAACATCGATTGCTTCAACGGTTATTCTATAAGGCCACCATTAGCGACACATACCGTTGTGTTTTCCGATGCAAGTGATGTAGCTTTCGGAGGTTTCTCCGCTTCGCTAGACGGCACCGTTGTTAGCGGCATGTGGGAACCCGAGGATATCGGCCGTAGTTCTAcgttccgcgaactgaaagCTATTTATTTCGTGTTGCTTTCCTACGTTGCTCAATTGAAACACAAGAGAGTTAAAATCTTTACTGACAATCAGGGCGCTGCCAGAATCGTTGCTATCGGAAGCTCCAAAGCTAATCTCCAGGCTCTGGCTATGGACATTTTTAATCTCTGTCTTGTTAACAACATCGTTCTGGAAGCGCAATGGATCCCAAGATCACTTAATGAAAGGGCAGATCTTCTCAGCAGATTTGTTGACAAAGATGACTGGTCCATCAATCCTTCTGTATTTCGAGATATTGACGCCAAATGGGGCCCTCACACAATTGATCGGTTTGCGTCGCATTACAACGCCCAGGTTCCACGGTTCAACTCTAAATTTGCCTCCCCCGGCTGCAGCGGTGTTGACGCCTTGTCTCAGGATTGGCGGGATGAGAACAATTGGGTTTGCCCTCCTGTGAGTGCCATCGTGCCTTCTGTTAGAGCTCTCTCGTCGTGCTCCGGTTACGGCACTTTGATCGTCCCTCAGTGGCCATCGGCCTATTTTTGGCCCTTTTTGCATGGCAGCTCTTCCCAGTTTAAGTCTTTCGTTAAGGGAGTGTTTGAGCTTCCTTGTATAGAAGACCTCTTGTTGGAAGGTCCAGGCCAGAGGCAAATTTACAAGGCACGTCCCTCGGTCTTCAGTGGTTGCCAGAGATTTAAAATGTTAGCCTTACGGGTTGATTTTAGGTGAGATTTTTGTCATCTTTGTTTACCATGcatgtttcttttatttcagcTCTACTCCTCAGCTTATCATTGCTCATCTTTCAGTTTCATCTCACTTTGGTATTGTGATTTTTGTGCCATGTTGTGTTTTGCTTGATTTGGCAGCGTCATTTTGGTCAGTGCTTTGACCTTTTGTTTTACACCCTTTTGCCTGATTTGGCATCTTCGTTTTGACCGTATGTACTTTGGACTACATTGTTTTTATGCCGTTTTTGCTATTTTATTGTGTTTTGCCTGATTTGGCAGTATATCTTGAACCGGGGTTCGGATTTCGTTTTGTCATTTTGACTGTGACATCTGATTTTCTGTTTGTATTGTGTATCCCcttttttatcttattttaccttttttcttgcttactgttattttattttatttcttgtagACGTTCTACAATCGGGGATTTGGCGTGAAGCAAACTCTCTGGTCGATCCATCTTTGCTTAGGCTTGTTCCGAACCTTCTCCATTTACAGTTGGAGTCCAGGGCTCCTTCCACCGTGCAGAAATACAGATCCGGCTGGCTGAGGTGGCGTCAGTGGGCAGCTTCTAAGATTGGCGTTCAAGTTATTCCAGCAAAGCCTCTGCATGTTGCGCTCTTTATTAGCGAGCTTACTGTAATCTCAGTTAGCAATAACACGGGGTTATCTTCTATAGAGTCAGTTCTTTACGGCATTAAGTGGGGTCATAGTCTGGCCGGGATTGTGGATTGCCCTACTAGTCACCCCCTTGTTAAGTCATCCTTAGAGGGCGCTAGAAGGAAGCTTGCACGTCCAGTTCAGCCCAAAGAGCCTTTATCCGTTGACACAGTTTGTAGGATCGCTGATCATTATATTTCTAGTAGTTCTCTCGCTGTTAttcgttttcttttcattctctTGGTTGGCTTCGCTGGGTTTTTCCGTATGGACGAAATTCGTAATTTGTCTGTTAATGATGTCTCTATTTGCAGTGAATACATGTCAGTTTTCGTTCCGAAACGCAAGAATGATCAGTATAGGGAGGGGCA encodes the following:
- the LOC137974115 gene encoding uncharacterized protein, which produces MLRRGYRLPFAEYPSQCFLKNNRSALQHPGFVAEAITELLSNGCIVEHYVPPFCVNPLIVAEGKKLRLVIDLRHVNNYLVKPKFKYEDLRSLSQVLDEGHWFFTWDLMSGYHHVDICPDHQKYLGFAWPFSGVVRYFTFAVLPFGLSSACFCFTKLMRPLVGRWRSMGHNSFIYLDDGFGSQPDKCSATAASFIQRKELSLSGLLCNEEKSHWTPMQIGEWLGFVIDSISMSFRIPEKKVSKLKGLLDFAIQAGYSSFRELARIAGSIISVALAVGPISRLLTRQMYFAIETRSAWDNTIHFSPSLLIELKFWFCNIDCFNGYSIRPPLATHTVVFSDASDVAFGGFSASLDGTVVSGMWEPEDIGRSSTFRELKAIYFVLLSYVAQLKHKRVKIFTDNQGAARIVAIGSSKANLQALAMDIFNLCLVNNIVLEAQWIPRSLNERADLLSRFVDKDDWSINPSVFRDIDAKWGPHTIDRFASHYNAQVPRFNSKFASPGCSGVDALSQDWRDENNWVCPPVSAIVPSVRALSSCSGYGTLIVPQWPSAYFWPFLHGSSSQFKSFVKGVFELPCIEDLLLEGPGQRQIYKARPSVFSGCQRFKMLALRVDFSSTPQLIIAHLSVSSHFDVLQSGIWREANSLVDPSLLRLVPNLLHLQLESRAPSTVQKYRSGWLRWRQWAASKIGVQVIPAKPLHVALFISELTVISVSNNTGLSSIESVLYGIKWGHSLAGIVDCPTSHPLVKSSLEGARRKLARPVQPKEPLSVDTVCRIADHYISSSSLAVIRFLFILLVGFAGFFRMDEIRNLSVNDVSICSEYMSVFVPKRKNDQYREGHTSLLARSHKATCPVSITERLLKLLPLSSESSSPLVRRIIKSKSKEYFHVSKGISYTTLREEFRKYVKPFVNDIAKYGTHSIKSGADSNPACKNISADLLDMHAGWKCATSKHRYIKRSVNDRLKVSRSIAL